In Camelus dromedarius isolate mCamDro1 chromosome 4, mCamDro1.pat, whole genome shotgun sequence, the following are encoded in one genomic region:
- the LOC116153057 gene encoding titin-like, with amino-acid sequence MAPPKKPEAPPVTVPEVPQEVVPEKKVPKAPPKITEAPPCKTTNIFQVPEVPQEVVPEKKVPKAPPKKPEAPRVTVPEVPREVVPEKKVPKAPPERPEAPPVTVPEVPQEVVPEKKVPKAPPERPEAPPVTVPEVPQEVVPVKKVPKAPPKKPEAPPVTGIC; translated from the exons ATGGCACCACCCAAAAAACCGGAAGCCCCACCTGTCACAG TGCCTGAAGTTCCCCAAGAGGTTGTCCCAGAAAAGAAAGTTCCCAAGGCACCACCCAAAATAACAGAAGCCCCACCT TGTAAAACTACTAATATCTTTCAAGTGCCTGAAGTTCCCCAAGAGGTGGTCCCAGAAAAGAAAGTTCCCAAGGCACCACCCAAAAAACCGGAAGCCCCACGTGTCACAG TGCCTGAAGTTCCCCGAGAGGTTGTCCCAGAAAAGAAAGTTCCCAAGGCACCACCAGAAAGACCGGAAGCCCCACCTGTCACAG TGCCTGAAGTTCCCCAAGAG GTTGTCCCAGAAAAGAAAGTTCCCAAGGCACCACCAGAAAGACCGGAAGCCCCACCTGTCACAG TGCCTGAAGTTCCCCAAGAGGTGGTCCCAGTAAAGAAAGTTCCCAAGGCACCACCCAAAAAACCGGAAGCCCCACCTGTCACAGGTATATGTTAG